TATGTCTACATTTCTGGAGTGCTTGTTTACTTACGTTATATTCTTCGGTCATTGTAAAATCAAAACCATGCCGTTTCTGCCTTGATGGCAAGAAGTTAATGACCATCCGTGGAAGAGGCTGTTTTAATTCAACTGAAAGAGCTAAGCTAGCCCTTATCTCAATCATTAAAAAGTAGATACATGCTCTTGTTTTTCCATTCCTCTCTGATTTGGGATATttcttatataatatatgttttcAGATGACCTCATAGCATCTTCAttttaaaagttgataaatatatctgaccatttttttaaagtaaatgttCTAATAAAATCTGAAAcattctctcaatttttttttatttgtcacactctctctctctctctgggacCAGGGGGTGTGGTGGTGGGGGTTATTATTATGGTCACATATCTAGAATTATCCTTACTTAACGGATCTCTTGTTACAGAGTGAAGAGTGTAATGGGCCATTTGGATGGCTGCCGTGAATTTCCTCGGTTGTGTATAGGTGTGTTCCTTAAGCATTATCACTTGCATATATTAATAGTGGTTCCTTAATTTGAAGAACTATACATGCCATCACTTTAAAATTTTCCGCATTTGCAGGCATTGGAAATCCCCCTGGTACCATGGACATGAAAGCTTTTCTTCTACAGAAGTTCAGTTCAGTAGAGCGAAAACAGGTATATAAACTCTCTGAATTGTAATGCCAAGTGTTATTACATGTCTTAATCAGAAAAGCTTCTATACAGTGATATGTCTTGTAGCATCATGTGTCCTATTGGTGAATTTTCCCTAGTGCAACTTTGACAGGCCATGGTCTTTGGCAATATTCTCCATGACATTAAAATCTTCTTTGTTGGGTCTTTATTTGTGATTAATTCGAGATTCCTGTGTGTATTATGTGATTCTAAGccatttataattttcaatttttagcaatgAGCTCTAACTCAAATGGCATTTCCTCCCTCATAAAGTGAATGGAGTGTGGTCATGTATTTAAAGCCTAATTAGTGTTTTGGGTTCCTACCCAATCAGGGGGAAAATTAGTACTTGAGTCATATTACTGTGGTGCATCTGGCTGTAGAGATGGTTGGTTTTAATCACTGCCTCAATCTCAATATAATTGCTTGCTTAAGTGTGAGCACACATCTTAAGTGCATGCCTTGCTTgtctgaaatatatatatatatatatatatatatatatatatatatatatatatatatatatatatatatatatatatattttttttttttccttaagtaCTGTCAAAAATTTTAACTGGTAGTAGCTATCTGGACAGATTGATGAAGCACTGGAACAAGGGGTTGAGGCTGTCAGGACCCTGGTGCTCCAAGGATTTAACCACAATATTGAAAGATTTAATTTGGGGCAGAAGTACAAGTATCATAAAGTTTGATAAAAGATGAAGGGGATTGCAGAAAGATACAAAGCAATCAATCATATTTTGTCATGGCATGCTTGTTCTGTTGGGTGCCTCCATGTTTGAACTAGCAGATGAAATTGCTTGTAATCTTCCTCACACTAACGACCAAAGAGATGGTGACAATTTCTTACCAGTTTATGGCAcctcaatttttaaacaacccccccccccccccccctcccccaactatATTGCCAGTTTTCTGTAAATGTACTTGGTTATATATTGGATGGCTTCTATTCGtgataagatttatttttgctGCTTGTAATATCATGATAAGATTTATATAATGGATGGCTTCTTTCCATGTAACTCTTAAATTATCTACCTTATAATGTGTTGAAATCTGAAACATTTTCTTCCCAAAATCAGGAATATTAAAACATTTGAgtcttaataaaattaaaagattatttATATCAGCTCAGGAGGCGCAATTAGTAGTACAAAGGGTGGAGAGGGGTAAATGCAGAAGATATCATTCTGCAGAACAGAATGGACTGTAACTTTATTTGAAATTTGCATACTACTATGAAAGATTTTCAGAGTTTTGCCTCCATTTAGCAAGGCCACTTCTATGTCCATCTATCCATTTAGTTATCTCATAGTTTCTGATAGCTTATTTGCATAAtacgatatatatataaaactttgaTAGAGTTACAACTTTTATAAGCCATTGATTTGTAATAAATGTAACAGTAGAAATACTCtaataatcatgtcatcaacCTTCTATAAATAAGTGATCTAaaagcttctttttctttttctttttgaaaatggatcattcattcattcataaatTAAGAGAATCCTGATACAAAGCCTCCATAGCTAGTGGAGGTGTGTCCTCCATCCAATACATATCATCAAAAATATTTCTAGCATGTTGTGCAAGTGCATGTGCAACTGTATTTCCTCCTCTCCTCGTGCAGCAAATATTCACCTAGTGCAGACCATGGATCAAATGATGAATATCTTCTACCACATTCCCTATCAATGACAAATTAGCTATTGAAGATGAAATAGCTTGTATAACATTAGCATTATCCCCTTCAATGACTAGTTCTGAAAACCCAGCATCTGTTGCAAATTCAATTGCTCTTCTACAGGCTAGCATCTCGGCTTCATCACTGCTGCTCACCACCGGACCTTTGGCTGACATGGCTGCCATCACCTCTCCCTTATTGTTTTGAATAATCGCGCCAAACCCAGACCTGTCTGACTCCATGAAAATGGCTGCATTAAAATTCAACTTGAAAACTGATTGGGGAGGAGGTTTCCAAACATCCCTGCTTGACTACACAATCGGACCTACAGCCAGTTGAACCTGTGTATGCCGATACTCAGGAAATCTGCAGCTCTCTTATTCAGGTAGTTTGGATCATAAAATTTTTCCCCGTGCAGCAATCTATTTCGCTGGTTCCAGATGATCCAAGCTTGGACCAAGAACAGTTCCACATCCTCCAGTGCAAGCCGATCTAGTAAATACTCCATAAGCTGAATCATATCAACTTGTCCATGCAAGcatttctacaatttttttatgcTCTCAGCCCATACATCCTAAGTAGCATCATAGTCCCACAAGGCGTGTACAACTGATTCTGGAAATCTGGTGCAATTTGGGCTAGGTTCATTCGTGGTAAATAATAGCATTAATTATCTCCAACTATGTCAATAAATGTTTTGTACACTTATAGAAAACTTATTAATGTTGAACATTGAAGTTTATCATCTTTAGTCTAATTTTTCACACCACAATATCCTCATTTTCCTATAATTCATTTTGCACAAAAGAATTGTATATCACCCATCTCACCTGATCTCCATAGCAATTGACAAACACCAAAAATTAGTCTAAAACATATATGCTAGCATAGCACTCTCCCAAATCCTAACCTCTCTCCTGTGTTTGTATCTTTGAATTGCCTGGTTAGCTCCCATGTAAAATCTAAACTCTTAAAAAACTAAGGATATTAGcgggattttttttaacaattaaattGTTTGGTGAGTCCCAAATCCTAAGCTCTCttgggtttgtattttttttttttttctgtaaaaCTCAGTGGTGAGATTTTACAATGGGGAGATACATGTTTATGTTGGCAAAAAGGGACAAAATCAGTTATACAAAAATGTGGAAGAAAATTATAGTAAAGAAAGGAAAGTTTATGAATTTTCTATAAGGGGACAAAACTACATTTAATAAATTGACTGGAGGGAGTTAATAACATGACCACTACTTTTTATCTACTATTAAATTTAATAGGAATCAATGGTTTAAAAATGGTTTTACTCTTGCAAAGTTAAACCCATCTCTATATGATTTTTGttaatttccattaaaaaaataataaataagtaaaaagttAATAGTTGCCAAACTATGATGGATTCTCTTACATAATTATTTGAATGAATTGAAAATGTTGTACACACATCACTGCAATCAAATGGATGAATGATAAATTATGTTCATTCTTGTTAGGTTTGGATTTCGTTATATGTTATGTTGAAATTGGTATGTTCTATAAAATCAACAAGACAAGATAGGGTTGTTGCCGTGCCTCTactaatcctttttttttttcctaaacaaTAACAAATGAGAAAGTTATTGGAGGACCTAAAAAGTTCTCACCTgcatggaaaaaaagaaagagtactAAATTTGGACTTTAAGATGAAAGAGGCATGTCAAAAGCCTCGTGGTTGAATTGGTACCTCTTTATGCACAAAGTTCTTGGGGTTTAGGGCAGAAAGAGTTCTATCTAGAGGAGAAATGGTTCGAACTGTGAGTTTAGCAACTTATTATAATCATCtctaaaaaaatactttaattccttgtaaaaaatttaagtaataaCCTAGTGATAATGGATAATAACATCTTTTGGGGTATCCGTTTGCGATTCAAATCTTATATCACCTTCTCTtgctaaatatatatacattgtaCACACTGAGTGGGATGTCAATGGAAGGTTCAATCATTAAaagatatatttattttgaaggaaaattcttaggtagtcacGGAATATAGTAAAACAGTACTCcattctctcacattcatggtgaaccctaccataaatttaatgaacGGACCCCGCCATGAACGTGAGAGGAAGGAGTATCATTCTCCGTACTCCgaaagtacctaagaattactctatTTTGAAAGTGATTCTCATTATAGTGTAGTTTGAATGGACCCTATTGTATTATATACTGTTTAATTGCATGGAGCCTAATTTCAAGCCATATGTAAAGCTTTCAAATGGCCGACCTTGTTATCAAAATTTGTCCTTTgaccacaaaattaaaataaaaaatcaaaagaaaaaaaggaagaagaagaaatgggtCAAACAAGTGCACCATGCTCAACGCAGGtgcaaacaaaaaacaagaaggATCCCTACGTCTACGTGGCTATGTTCTATTATATACAACCAATAAAGTTAACACGGATCTTTGAAAAACATCATGACGATCCACCTAAAATCGGACGGTTGGTATAGAATCCAATGTGATTCCAactttttgtgatttttcatAAGGGGCCCACCTCAAATTGGAACGTTGGAAATTATTGGAAAGGATAAAACTagtaacaaaatcaaaaagaaagaaagagactctcgctctctctctctctctctctctctctctctctctctctctctcttaatagCCGttgcaaaatcaaatttttaattctGCATAGTACACAAAACCCCAAGAGGAAACTACAAAAACTATTAATCAATCAAACATCTCTCTCTGCCTCCAAACCAAAACAGAGCAAGAAACACATCCAAaaccttaaaatttttcaacaatGGCAGAGATTAACGGCTCTCTGCGACAAACCCATCCAGAAAATCCCACACTCCAAACTTTCTTTCATGCCCTCGACCCCATATCTCTCGTCCTCTCTCAGAATTCAAACTCCAACCAACCCGTCCCTCTCAGACTCACCACGGAGAGCTTTATCATGGAGAGAGGACCCAGATACGGAGCATACGCTGAATTGAGAGAATCAAAGCTGAGAATGAAGCAAATAAAGGAACAAGAACCTGAAGTATATGAACCAAAGCTGACCCCACCACCAAAGAAACAGGTAAAATTTCAAGCTAATTTGGTGTCTAGGCCTAAAGGGTCCTCTGTTCTTGCACAGTCGGTTCCGGATTTCTCTGCTACATTGCGGAAAGAGAACCGGAAGCCGGTGAGTATGCTTCCTCCAATGCTGGAGATGACTCCTCCGGCAAAGAATGGATCCAGAGTTAATGGGGTTTTGTCGAATTCGAGAGGGAGCAAGTCTGCGAATGCAGGGGAGAAGAGGGGTGTTGGTGGTGGATTGATGGCAAGGAAGAGTTATGCAAGTGTTGAGGAATTGAAGGGGCTGTCTTCGGCTGCGGCCAATGCCATCAATGGTGAAAACAGGGGAGGGAGGAATGGCAGAATGGTGGGAAAGACTGTGTTGGGGTACAGACAGTTTTGAATGTGGTGGTGGTTTTACATACGatttgtctttaattttttcattttctctttttacttGTTCTTACttgattgaatttgaatttgtttcaCGAGTTTTTTGAGTAATTTTTCATTGCTTTTCCTAAGAGATATTGAAATGTGAAGATgaatttgttttctatttttgtctctaatgGTTCAGAAGAGTGCAAAGCTCTAGACGTAACCATGAGATGTTATTGTAATATACTGAAGGTGGGTCTGTTCCTCCGTAAATGAGTTTGGAGATTTGAGAACATGGTTGTTccttgttttttactttttctcaaTCAAGCCTGCAAGGATTTTGGGAGACACCAATTTCTTGTTTCCTTTATGTGGTGTAATTCTAGGGCCTGAATTACCAAAGAGATGCTAgaatgcatctttctttcatggtGTTACTTTTCTCATCCAAGTTTGGAAGGATTTTGGAGGcactgtttctttttttcctctatgGTGTAATTCTGGGGCCTGAATTATTACCAAAGAGATGCTATGCTAGATGTcatcttttattcattttaaacaAACCGAATGCCCATGGAGAGATCTGAAATCTAGTCAATGGTGTAACTCTGGGGCCTAAATTATTACCAAAGAGATGCTATGCTATATCatcttttttattcatttaaaacAAATGGAATGCCCATGGAGAGATCCGAAATCTAGTCATTCTTTGAAAACCATAAGCCAAATGGGAAGACAAACCTTTCGGTTGTTTATTTCATATATGATGTGACAAAATTCTTGAACTGCTTTCATAACCTTAGCTaccattgattaaaaaaaaaaaccattacaaATTGATGGCCTATTTAAAGACAAGTTACGTTCAGGAAACCATGTATCAATGCTAATCTACAAATGCAGTAACCACTTTCAATAAACATcattcaatttttacaaaatacgTGTCTTGCTTCAGTTGAAAAGTTCTAGAGGGCCGCATGAACCAAtcaaaaagaactaaaaaattgCAGCACATATACGAAGTTCAGAAGGAACATGACCGGCAATCCAAAAGATCCATCACAATTTCCTCAACCAAATTTTGAAGTATgtccccatcaatttcattgCCAGTCTCAAATGCTTCGATATCAAAATCTGTCCATTTCCCCAAGGAATAACTCATCTCCCATTCTATTATCTCATCAGGAACCATCCCAGCCAAACCTGTCCACCTTCTAACCTCCTTCGCAACATCTTGAATCAATGTCTTTGTATTTATACATAATGGAAGTCTTGACCATGCCTTGAATCCGGAATTACAGTATCGACCATATTTTGAGTCTAAACATTCTATGATACAGTCAAAAAGAAATCCCCTGAGGTGGTTTCCTGCTTTGGTGTCCTCCAAACCTATAAAGCCATTGAAATCTGTCCATGCAACACGAGCAAAAGATTCCAATTCGTCAAGGAGACGGGGACTAATGACAAAACCTTCCATTCCATCTAAATTATGTGCAGTTCGAGTTCGGAACAACAGTTCAGCATTCAAGATTTTCTCGTTTGCATGGGCAAGTTCACTTCCAGTTAATCTTTCCTCAGAAAGATTCCAATGGCTCTGCAAGATTTTAGAGACATTCTTGACAAAATTGATCAACAACTTACTATCAGTTCTCCCTTTATCCAATGAGGTTGCAGAATCTAAGAGATCCACATCAGATTCCAATGGTTGTAACTGATCATAGGAGTAATCCATGGAGTCAGGGCACAACCTATGTCCCGGAACTGCAAGTAAGGGTTGGAAACAGAAGAACAGTTAAACAGGCAGAATTTTGAAATcgaattttattgtaaaaatatatatatatatatatatatatatatagtgtttcAACAATGCATTTTAGAAATCAGTCAACAATGAAGTGGATACAAAGGTACTATGTGTTTCTTTGTTCTGCATTCTCTACAACACAATTCAAGTTCTTTTACCTGGGCTTTCATCCAGACTACTAGAAGAGAATGAAGCTTCAAGAACAGATCCAGGACTAAGATGATGACCTTCTCGCGAACTTCCAAGAAACCTTTCCATCTTTGCTTCATTCTAAAGAGGGTATACACTTGTCAGTAATAAATGAATGCTGAAACACAATTCACTCAACAATAGCAAAAACTtctctaaaaaacaaaaacaaaaaaaaaaggccaaaaattCAGGATCATATAAACACATTTAAAGACATATAATTTATGGATTGGTATGACATGCTATTTATATGACATCCCACAGCTCCCTATGAGAATTGTATCAACATACATGGTCCTCAATGAATGAGGAAAAGCAAATTCACAATACTAGGTGTCCAACTTCACATTACAATCCTGGCGGAATATCAGTCCATAGAAGTTTTCATAAACCACAATAGCTCTAACGAACACAAATAGGAATAGTCAACTAAATAATTATCCAAATTTCTTTACTCAAATTATTGCAATCCATATCACTTCCAATTTCATTTTCAGATATCCCAGGCCCCAAATCattgtttataaatttaaagaGTTCATTCAAAACCCCAAAAGAAAGAGAGGCACACTTCAGGTAAAAAATTTGgatatcaataataaaatttcaaaatcactCCCCCCCACGGCCCCAGGTAAAAAATTTGGATATCTTTAATCATGCACATGGGAATAATTACAGGAAATCTAACAAAACAGGTTATTAATAAAGAAAGTTTGCATCTTGGCCAATCTCAGTGGAATGTTATTTATGACATGGTAATCAAAATAAGCCACTGTAAGTATCCACGTAATACTGTCTAATGCAGAACATGAGCAAATTTTACTATCTAATGTATGATTTCTTATTCATACAAGATATACAAGACAATgagaaaaaatttacataagaaaaataaatattcagtGCATAAGTCCATAGTGGATTCTGCTATAATTAACCACAAAAtgctgactttttttttcagcaATAATTATCAAGTACACAGTCTGACCCAGATACATGCTTACAAGAGTAGTTCAGTCTGGAGTTTACAACAAAGAGGATTTTTGCTATAGGCATTAAAGTTTAGAATGAGATATAAGTGTTCTCATGAAATCTCAACATACATTGACCTAAAAAGTCAAAtgccatttcttcttctttttttatagttGGCCAGTCGATAAAACGCCACAAATTAAAGCAACAATCCCAGCTAAAATAATGTCATGTTTGTTTTTCTAGGTGTGTGGATAGAATAGCTAAAGAGGTAATGAATGCCTGGGGGTTAAGCAACACAAGTTGAAAAGGCAAAAGCAAAGCCAGAAAAGATGGTAACATGAACAGAAAAATATATACGGCAATGTACCTGAAAAACTAAATCTTTATTGAACATGTGAGTATGACCATCCTGAGACAAAGATTGGTCTGCAGTCAAGGCAGATATTAACTCTTGGAGAATCATAGCAACTGTTGGAGCACCAGTTGATAACTCATCATTTTCTTGAGAAGTCAATTCCTTCAATTTTTGTTCCAGGAGGGCCCCTAAAGCATCTCCTCTTAATGTTAATGGATTTTGAAAAGACATATttccatcttcattccttctTTTCTCCTCCATTTCAACAGGAATGGCAGCCTTCTGCCTCATTGGGGAATTAAAGGTAAAAGAAATAACATCAGTTTCCTTATTTCCCTCAGCTCCTTTTCCATCTCCCTGATGGGATAATCTACTTTTGACATGATTATGCTTTGAGTAAGTATTAAGTCCCATGCCTTTTCCAGTCAAAGTACCACACTGAACATTTCTTTGCTTTGAAATAGTCGAACTGACAAAACCTGTACTTTCAGATTGCCCACCAACATTTACTGTCCTCCTTTTTCGTACTGGAGTTTTTAACTGTGACAATGATTCACCCCTTCCATTACAAGCCTTCCTCTCTGTGTCAAACCTAGAACTGTCCACTTTGGTAGGCACCCTCGGCCTGGCTCGACCACTTAAACTTCGGTTCAAAGCAACAAAATCTTTGGTCCCACCAGCGGCATTTCCAGCTGATGAGACTCTTCGACTCTGCAGACTACTTAGTTTAGATGTAGTTGGGATTCTATCCCTGCCCGACAACATAGGATTCTGTGTTTGCATCCTGTGCTTAAATACAATGGCAGATGATTCATCCTTTGAAGGCTTGCATGTTTGGCTCAACAAATGCCATTGTCCTTGACCTTCATGCGATGGAGGCACTCTTTCTGTAATTGGTTCATTACAGAATCTCATATTGTCCTTTTCTTGAGAAACAAGAGAAACAGCCCGG
This genomic stretch from Castanea sativa cultivar Marrone di Chiusa Pesio chromosome 1, ASM4071231v1 harbors:
- the LOC142609024 gene encoding uncharacterized protein LOC142609024 — encoded protein: MAEINGSLRQTHPENPTLQTFFHALDPISLVLSQNSNSNQPVPLRLTTESFIMERGPRYGAYAELRESKLRMKQIKEQEPEVYEPKLTPPPKKQVKFQANLVSRPKGSSVLAQSVPDFSATLRKENRKPVSMLPPMLEMTPPAKNGSRVNGVLSNSRGSKSANAGEKRGVGGGLMARKSYASVEELKGLSSAAANAINGENRGGRNGRMVGKTVLGYRQF
- the LOC142622670 gene encoding uncharacterized protein LOC142622670, with protein sequence MNENTGQTLSSLAITEKRTHRPGGCVGIFFQLFDWNRRFAKKKLFSKKLLPPARAKQASKKFKGDEKMPISKLQLIADENSGGFPNVKKNGNRSVDLERKYEMKAPSLVARLMGLESMPAVHRDKPKKPSFSDGNVNGDENFVGNHGGFDKELNLEKGGGKQESRPQKLQKTGPYERRVVTRFGAEALQIKSVLSRSRKHHHHHPKLASPVKSPRISSGRNVSRSSRLIGAATRILEPGLQATSRAKCAITYSSSMHYSPRDEIISPETWKQSSCNASSAQPLMGQTSCRNCGNLVDFGANTEEHPSACFGSNFVNASSQDSGWSILRPPVSSNEHETDVVFQKSKDRAVSLVSQEKDNMRFCNEPITERVPPSHEGQGQWHLLSQTCKPSKDESSAIVFKHRMQTQNPMLSGRDRIPTTSKLSSLQSRRVSSAGNAAGGTKDFVALNRSLSGRARPRVPTKVDSSRFDTERKACNGRGESLSQLKTPVRKRRTVNVGGQSESTGFVSSTISKQRNVQCGTLTGKGMGLNTYSKHNHVKSRLSHQGDGKGAEGNKETDVISFTFNSPMRQKAAIPVEMEEKRRNEDGNMSFQNPLTLRGDALGALLEQKLKELTSQENDELSTGAPTVAMILQELISALTADQSLSQDGHTHMFNKDLVFQNEAKMERFLGSSREGHHLSPGSVLEASFSSSSLDESPVPGHRLCPDSMDYSYDQLQPLESDVDLLDSATSLDKGRTDSKLLINFVKNVSKILQSHWNLSEERLTGSELAHANEKILNAELLFRTRTAHNLDGMEGFVISPRLLDELESFARVAWTDFNGFIGLEDTKAGNHLRGFLFDCIIECLDSKYGRYCNSGFKAWSRLPLCINTKTLIQDVAKEVRRWTGLAGMVPDEIIEWEMSYSLGKWTDFDIEAFETGNEIDGDILQNLVEEIVMDLLDCRSCSF